One Prunus dulcis chromosome 8, ALMONDv2, whole genome shotgun sequence DNA window includes the following coding sequences:
- the LOC117612107 gene encoding bromodomain testis-specific protein-like isoform X4 produces MAWSAIKRRQLEDGFGSFEFQFQTQKRIRSSRVSETQRNVAVEEKSTVGLPLCMGLASSATKNANPESEEGFDKICQTQKRKRSSGVSETQRNVAVEEKSTVGLPLCKGLASSATKNANPESEEGFDEICQTQKRKRSSRVSKTQRKEKSTVGLPLCKVKGLASSASKETLDCSKVLDSLMNLGHASYFNKPVVDPVAENLPGYFDEIWRPMDLGTVKSKLERGVYSSAADFAADIRRIFSNAFRYFPLGSRNRAAAKHLSGVFETQWKEAEEKMSNAACPPPTPPLPERRPNGKSSSACTVLMQSQGVVGVSDSHSVKSTKDDDLGTLVHQAMYQATDNTLVHQAMYQATDNLSPCKARRIQSLKMRFAGTIRKANKILKGLPDSPPRRKLMHRMEQRESARLAILNMEKSVQFEDPLKDLKQLEILCGCGSEKVYLGLPLKHLGLYLKEDDELQGQDEEAFLNGDWEEGEICWQEGDWEEGEIRS; encoded by the exons ATGGCGTGGTCTGCTATAAAGCGCAGACAATTGGAGGATGGTTTTGGTTCCTTTGAGTTTCAGTTTCAGACCCAGAAGAGGATAAG gtcTTCTAGGGTTTCTGAGACCCAACGGAATGTAGCCGTTGAGGAAAAGTCGACTGTTGGTCTTCCTCTGTGCATGGGTTTGGCTTCGTCTGCTACAAAAAATGCCAACCCAGAATCAGAAGAGGGTTTTGATAAAATCTGTCAAACccagaagaggaagaggtcTTCTGGGGTTTCTGAGACCCAACGGAATGTAGCCGTTGAGGAAAAGTCCACTGTTGGTCTTCCTCTGTGCAAGGGTTTGGCTTCGTCTGCTACAAAAAATGCCAACCCGGAATCAGAAGAGGGTTTTGATGAAATCTGTCAAACccagaagaggaagaggtcTTCTAGGGTTTCTAAGACCCAACGGAAGGAAAAGTCGACTGTTGGTCTTCCTCTGTGCAAAGTCAAAGGTTTGGCTTCATCTGCTTCAAAAGAGACGTTGGATTGTTCTAAGGTCTTGGATTCTCTGATGAACCTCGGCCATGCGAGCTACTTCAACAAGCCTGTTGTTGATCCTGTGGCTGAGAATCTGCCGGGTTATTTCGACGAAATCTGGAGGCCGATGGATTTGGGTACTGTGAAATCGAAATTGGAGAGGGGTGTCTACTCCAGCGCTGCTGACTTTGCTGCTGATATCAGGCGTATCTTCTCAAACGCTTTCAGATATTTCCCCCTTGGGAGTAGAAATCGTGCAGCAGCCAAGCATCTCAGTGGGGTTTTTGAGACCCAATGGAAAGAAGCCGAGGAGAAAATGTCAAATGCTGCTTGTCCTCCTCCTACTCCTCCTCTGCCCGAACGGAGACCAAATGGCAAGAGCTCTTCTGCTTGTACGGTTCTTATGCAAAGTCAAGGGGTTGTTGGGGTTTCTGATTCTCACTCAGTTAAGTCAACCAAAGATGACGACTTGGGCACCCTTGTTCATCAAGCCATGTATCAGGCCACAGACAATACCCTTGTTCATCAAGCCATGTATCAGGCCACAGACAATCTTTCTCCATGTAAGGCTAGGCGAATTCAGTCGCTCAAGATGCGATTTGCAGGTACAATACGGAAAGCAAACAAGATACTAAAGGGTCTACCTGATTCTCCACCAAGGAGAAAATTGATGCATCGGATGGAGCAAAGGGAATCGGCTCGCCTTGCTATTTTGAACATGGAGAAGTCAGTCCAATTTGAGGACCCTTTAAAGGATCTCAAACAACTTGAGATTCTGTGTGGCTGTGGCAGTGAAAAGGTCTACCTTGGATTGCCTCTTAAGCATTTGGGTTTGTACCTCAAGGAAGATGACGAGTTGCAGGGTCAGGACGAGGAGGCGTTTCTGAATGGagattgggaggaaggcgaGATCTGCTGGCAGGAGGGCGATTGGGAGGAAGGTGAGATCCGCTCATGA
- the LOC117612107 gene encoding bromodomain testis-specific protein-like isoform X1, with amino-acid sequence MAWSAIKRRQLEDGFGSFEFQFQTQKRIRSSRVSETQRNVAVEGKSTVGLPLRKGLASSATKNADPESEDLGFDEICQTQKRKRSSRVSETQRNVAVEEKSTVGLPLCMGLASSATKNANPESEEGFDKICQTQKRKRSSGVSETQRNVAVEEKSTVGLPLCKGLASSATKNANPESEEGFDEICQTQKRKRSSRVSKTQRKEKSTVGLPLCKVKGLASSASKETLDCSKVLDSLMNLGHASYFNKPVVDPVAENLPGYFDEIWRPMDLGTVKSKLERGVYSSAADFAADIRRIFSNAFRYFPLGSRNRAAAKHLSGVFETQWKEAEEKMSNAACPPPTPPLPERRPNGKSSSACTVLMQSQGVVGVSDSHSVKSTKDDDLGTLVHQAMYQATDNTLVHQAMYQATDNLSPCKARRIQSLKMRFAGTIRKANKILKGLPDSPPRRKLMHRMEQRESARLAILNMEKSVQFEDPLKDLKQLEILCGCGSEKVYLGLPLKHLGLYLKEDDELQGQDEEAFLNGDWEEGEICWQEGDWEEGEIRS; translated from the coding sequence ATGGCGTGGTCTGCTATAAAGCGCAGACAATTGGAGGATGGTTTTGGTTCCTTTGAGTTTCAGTTTCAGACCCAGAAGAGGATAAGGTCTTCTAGGGTTTCTGAGACCCAACGGAATGTAGCCGTTGAGGGCAAGTCGACCGTTGGTCTTCCTCTGCGCAAGGGTTTGGCTTCGTCTGCTACAAAAAATGCCGACCCAGAATCAGAAGATCTGGGTTTTGATGAAATCTGTCAGACccagaagaggaagaggtcTTCTAGGGTTTCTGAGACCCAACGGAATGTAGCCGTTGAGGAAAAGTCGACTGTTGGTCTTCCTCTGTGCATGGGTTTGGCTTCGTCTGCTACAAAAAATGCCAACCCAGAATCAGAAGAGGGTTTTGATAAAATCTGTCAAACccagaagaggaagaggtcTTCTGGGGTTTCTGAGACCCAACGGAATGTAGCCGTTGAGGAAAAGTCCACTGTTGGTCTTCCTCTGTGCAAGGGTTTGGCTTCGTCTGCTACAAAAAATGCCAACCCGGAATCAGAAGAGGGTTTTGATGAAATCTGTCAAACccagaagaggaagaggtcTTCTAGGGTTTCTAAGACCCAACGGAAGGAAAAGTCGACTGTTGGTCTTCCTCTGTGCAAAGTCAAAGGTTTGGCTTCATCTGCTTCAAAAGAGACGTTGGATTGTTCTAAGGTCTTGGATTCTCTGATGAACCTCGGCCATGCGAGCTACTTCAACAAGCCTGTTGTTGATCCTGTGGCTGAGAATCTGCCGGGTTATTTCGACGAAATCTGGAGGCCGATGGATTTGGGTACTGTGAAATCGAAATTGGAGAGGGGTGTCTACTCCAGCGCTGCTGACTTTGCTGCTGATATCAGGCGTATCTTCTCAAACGCTTTCAGATATTTCCCCCTTGGGAGTAGAAATCGTGCAGCAGCCAAGCATCTCAGTGGGGTTTTTGAGACCCAATGGAAAGAAGCCGAGGAGAAAATGTCAAATGCTGCTTGTCCTCCTCCTACTCCTCCTCTGCCCGAACGGAGACCAAATGGCAAGAGCTCTTCTGCTTGTACGGTTCTTATGCAAAGTCAAGGGGTTGTTGGGGTTTCTGATTCTCACTCAGTTAAGTCAACCAAAGATGACGACTTGGGCACCCTTGTTCATCAAGCCATGTATCAGGCCACAGACAATACCCTTGTTCATCAAGCCATGTATCAGGCCACAGACAATCTTTCTCCATGTAAGGCTAGGCGAATTCAGTCGCTCAAGATGCGATTTGCAGGTACAATACGGAAAGCAAACAAGATACTAAAGGGTCTACCTGATTCTCCACCAAGGAGAAAATTGATGCATCGGATGGAGCAAAGGGAATCGGCTCGCCTTGCTATTTTGAACATGGAGAAGTCAGTCCAATTTGAGGACCCTTTAAAGGATCTCAAACAACTTGAGATTCTGTGTGGCTGTGGCAGTGAAAAGGTCTACCTTGGATTGCCTCTTAAGCATTTGGGTTTGTACCTCAAGGAAGATGACGAGTTGCAGGGTCAGGACGAGGAGGCGTTTCTGAATGGagattgggaggaaggcgaGATCTGCTGGCAGGAGGGCGATTGGGAGGAAGGTGAGATCCGCTCATGA
- the LOC117612107 gene encoding bromodomain testis-specific protein-like isoform X2, whose translation MAWSAIKRRQLEDGFGSFEFQFQTQKRIRSSRVSETQRNVAVEGKSTVGLPLRKGLASSATKNADPESEDLGFDEICQTQKRKRSSRVSETQRNVAVEEKSTVGLPLCMGLASSATKNANPESEEGFDKICQTQKRKRSSGVSETQRNVAVEEKSTVGLPLCKGLASSATKNANPESEEGFDEICQTQKRKRSSRVSKTQRKEKSTVGLPLCKVKGLASSASKETLDCSKVLDSLMNLGHASYFNKPVVDPVAENLPGYFDEIWRPMDLGTVKSKLERGVYSSAADFAADIRRIFSNAFRYFPLGSRNRAAAKHLSGVFETQWKEAEEKMSNAACPPPTPPLPERRPNGKSSSACTVLMQSQGVVGVSDSHSVKSTKDDDLGTLVHQAMYQATDNTLVHQAMYQATDNLSPCKARRIQSLKMRFAGTIRKANKILKGLPDSPPRRKLMHRMEQRESARLAILNMEKSVQFEDPLKDLKQLEILCGCGSEKVYLGLPLKHLGLYLKEDDELQGQDEEAFLNGDWEEGEICWQEGDWEEVFV comes from the exons ATGGCGTGGTCTGCTATAAAGCGCAGACAATTGGAGGATGGTTTTGGTTCCTTTGAGTTTCAGTTTCAGACCCAGAAGAGGATAAGGTCTTCTAGGGTTTCTGAGACCCAACGGAATGTAGCCGTTGAGGGCAAGTCGACCGTTGGTCTTCCTCTGCGCAAGGGTTTGGCTTCGTCTGCTACAAAAAATGCCGACCCAGAATCAGAAGATCTGGGTTTTGATGAAATCTGTCAGACccagaagaggaagaggtcTTCTAGGGTTTCTGAGACCCAACGGAATGTAGCCGTTGAGGAAAAGTCGACTGTTGGTCTTCCTCTGTGCATGGGTTTGGCTTCGTCTGCTACAAAAAATGCCAACCCAGAATCAGAAGAGGGTTTTGATAAAATCTGTCAAACccagaagaggaagaggtcTTCTGGGGTTTCTGAGACCCAACGGAATGTAGCCGTTGAGGAAAAGTCCACTGTTGGTCTTCCTCTGTGCAAGGGTTTGGCTTCGTCTGCTACAAAAAATGCCAACCCGGAATCAGAAGAGGGTTTTGATGAAATCTGTCAAACccagaagaggaagaggtcTTCTAGGGTTTCTAAGACCCAACGGAAGGAAAAGTCGACTGTTGGTCTTCCTCTGTGCAAAGTCAAAGGTTTGGCTTCATCTGCTTCAAAAGAGACGTTGGATTGTTCTAAGGTCTTGGATTCTCTGATGAACCTCGGCCATGCGAGCTACTTCAACAAGCCTGTTGTTGATCCTGTGGCTGAGAATCTGCCGGGTTATTTCGACGAAATCTGGAGGCCGATGGATTTGGGTACTGTGAAATCGAAATTGGAGAGGGGTGTCTACTCCAGCGCTGCTGACTTTGCTGCTGATATCAGGCGTATCTTCTCAAACGCTTTCAGATATTTCCCCCTTGGGAGTAGAAATCGTGCAGCAGCCAAGCATCTCAGTGGGGTTTTTGAGACCCAATGGAAAGAAGCCGAGGAGAAAATGTCAAATGCTGCTTGTCCTCCTCCTACTCCTCCTCTGCCCGAACGGAGACCAAATGGCAAGAGCTCTTCTGCTTGTACGGTTCTTATGCAAAGTCAAGGGGTTGTTGGGGTTTCTGATTCTCACTCAGTTAAGTCAACCAAAGATGACGACTTGGGCACCCTTGTTCATCAAGCCATGTATCAGGCCACAGACAATACCCTTGTTCATCAAGCCATGTATCAGGCCACAGACAATCTTTCTCCATGTAAGGCTAGGCGAATTCAGTCGCTCAAGATGCGATTTGCAGGTACAATACGGAAAGCAAACAAGATACTAAAGGGTCTACCTGATTCTCCACCAAGGAGAAAATTGATGCATCGGATGGAGCAAAGGGAATCGGCTCGCCTTGCTATTTTGAACATGGAGAAGTCAGTCCAATTTGAGGACCCTTTAAAGGATCTCAAACAACTTGAGATTCTGTGTGGCTGTGGCAGTGAAAAGGTCTACCTTGGATTGCCTCTTAAGCATTTGGGTTTGTACCTCAAGGAAGATGACGAGTTGCAGGGTCAGGACGAGGAGGCGTTTCTGAATGGagattgggaggaaggcgaGATCTGCTGGCAGGAGGGCGATTGGGAGGAAG TTTTTGTGTGA
- the LOC117612107 gene encoding bromodomain-containing protein 3-like isoform X3 has product MAWSAIKRRQLEDGFGSFEFQFQTQKRIRSSRVSETQRNVAVEGKSTVGLPLRKGLASSATKNADPESEDLGFDEICQTQKRKRSSRVSETQRNVAVEEKSTVGLPLCMGLASSATKNANPESEEGFDKICQTQKRKRSSGVSETQRNVAVEEKSTVGLPLCKGLASSATKNANPESEEGFDEICQTQKRKRSSRVSKTQRKEKSTVGLPLCKVKGLASSASKETLDCSKVLDSLMNLGHASYFNKPVVDPVAENLPGYFDEIWRPMDLGTVKSKLERGVYSSAADFAADIRRIFSNAFRYFPLGSRNRAAAKHLSGVFETQWKEAEEKMSNAACPPPTPPLPERRPNGKSSSACTVLMQSQGVVGVSDSHSVKSTKDDDLGTLVHQAMYQATDNLSPCKARRIQSLKMRFAGTIRKANKILKGLPDSPPRRKLMHRMEQRESARLAILNMEKSVQFEDPLKDLKQLEILCGCGSEKVYLGLPLKHLGLYLKEDDELQGQDEEAFLNGDWEEGEICWQEGDWEEGEIRS; this is encoded by the exons ATGGCGTGGTCTGCTATAAAGCGCAGACAATTGGAGGATGGTTTTGGTTCCTTTGAGTTTCAGTTTCAGACCCAGAAGAGGATAAGGTCTTCTAGGGTTTCTGAGACCCAACGGAATGTAGCCGTTGAGGGCAAGTCGACCGTTGGTCTTCCTCTGCGCAAGGGTTTGGCTTCGTCTGCTACAAAAAATGCCGACCCAGAATCAGAAGATCTGGGTTTTGATGAAATCTGTCAGACccagaagaggaagaggtcTTCTAGGGTTTCTGAGACCCAACGGAATGTAGCCGTTGAGGAAAAGTCGACTGTTGGTCTTCCTCTGTGCATGGGTTTGGCTTCGTCTGCTACAAAAAATGCCAACCCAGAATCAGAAGAGGGTTTTGATAAAATCTGTCAAACccagaagaggaagaggtcTTCTGGGGTTTCTGAGACCCAACGGAATGTAGCCGTTGAGGAAAAGTCCACTGTTGGTCTTCCTCTGTGCAAGGGTTTGGCTTCGTCTGCTACAAAAAATGCCAACCCGGAATCAGAAGAGGGTTTTGATGAAATCTGTCAAACccagaagaggaagaggtcTTCTAGGGTTTCTAAGACCCAACGGAAGGAAAAGTCGACTGTTGGTCTTCCTCTGTGCAAAGTCAAAGGTTTGGCTTCATCTGCTTCAAAAGAGACGTTGGATTGTTCTAAGGTCTTGGATTCTCTGATGAACCTCGGCCATGCGAGCTACTTCAACAAGCCTGTTGTTGATCCTGTGGCTGAGAATCTGCCGGGTTATTTCGACGAAATCTGGAGGCCGATGGATTTGGGTACTGTGAAATCGAAATTGGAGAGGGGTGTCTACTCCAGCGCTGCTGACTTTGCTGCTGATATCAGGCGTATCTTCTCAAACGCTTTCAGATATTTCCCCCTTGGGAGTAGAAATCGTGCAGCAGCCAAGCATCTCAGTGGGGTTTTTGAGACCCAATGGAAAGAAGCCGAGGAGAAAATGTCAAATGCTGCTTGTCCTCCTCCTACTCCTCCTCTGCCCGAACGGAGACCAAATGGCAAGAGCTCTTCTGCTTGTACGGTTCTTATGCAAAGTCAAGGGGTTGTTGGGGTTTCTGATTCTCACTCAGTTAAGTCAACCAAAGATGACGACTTGGGCACCCTTGTTCATCAAGCCATGTATCAG GCCACAGACAATCTTTCTCCATGTAAGGCTAGGCGAATTCAGTCGCTCAAGATGCGATTTGCAGGTACAATACGGAAAGCAAACAAGATACTAAAGGGTCTACCTGATTCTCCACCAAGGAGAAAATTGATGCATCGGATGGAGCAAAGGGAATCGGCTCGCCTTGCTATTTTGAACATGGAGAAGTCAGTCCAATTTGAGGACCCTTTAAAGGATCTCAAACAACTTGAGATTCTGTGTGGCTGTGGCAGTGAAAAGGTCTACCTTGGATTGCCTCTTAAGCATTTGGGTTTGTACCTCAAGGAAGATGACGAGTTGCAGGGTCAGGACGAGGAGGCGTTTCTGAATGGagattgggaggaaggcgaGATCTGCTGGCAGGAGGGCGATTGGGAGGAAGGTGAGATCCGCTCATGA